The following are encoded together in the Oncorhynchus kisutch isolate 150728-3 linkage group LG8, Okis_V2, whole genome shotgun sequence genome:
- the LOC109896085 gene encoding rho GTPase-activating protein 25-like isoform X1, protein MSLKLPRNWDFSTLKAETAKIARSKSVMPGEGRPGSGSPGSTTTSMERPLKAGWLRKQRSIVKNWQQRYFVLRGSTLTYHKDEKEGSVQGVIQLRFSKVNELPLNQDDPGKFLFEIMPRSSGDRERCPYILMANSHSEMDEWVRTLRRVVGAPSSGAIFGKSLGDTVTYEQRFGSHMVPVLVQKCAEFIREHGLSEEGIFRLPGQDNTVKQFRDAFNAGERPSFPSDTDVHTVASLLKLYLRDLPEPVVPWTQYQDFLDCSPMLDPNSAAGRERLEKQITLLPRPNYNLLSYMCRFLFEVQQNSKVNKMSVENLATVIGINLLKPQIEDPITMMTGTPQIQKLMTVMIRQHEALFPPSKDVAPSPPSKKSESKKNSAPRSFVGWESAECEGFQSESPEEEEEDTDTLGAEPVTISIPQQPHYPFSSSDLDPLSGSPRKRTQTLPTLNCPVPGSGRARKLEAMNRWSRIQESSEENGEKTLSEDIFKILDLQKTSLFGGAQKDWEDRGMARRGSDITVTYDDITAISSKPSNDPQQKPQSTTPEKKTEASTAVVPSSALQPDSKADRQEDSQGNSEHLSTSLQQRNKELSATVAELQSALDAEKRCVSALEIRLRNAEHRRDEAQRRNQELDQEIQQFLSREPQGPT, encoded by the exons ATGTCTCTCAAGCTACCTCGGAACTGGGACTTCAGCACCCTCAAAGCTGAAACCGCCAAAATAG CGCGGTCTAAGAGTGTGATGCCTGGAGAGGGCAGACCTGGGTCAGGCTCGCCCggctccaccaccacctccatggaGAGGCCACTGAAGGCCGGCTGGCTGAGGAAACAGAGGTCCATCGTGAAGAACTGGCAGCAGCGTTACTTTGTCCTGAGAGGGAGCACACTGACCTACCATAAAGACGAAAAGGAGGGGAGTGtccag GGAGTGATCCAACTGAGGTTCAGCAAAGTAAATGAGCTCCCACTGAACCAAGACGACCCAGGGAAATTCCTGTTTGAGATCATGCCGC GCAGCAGTGGTGATCGGGAGCGGTGCCCCTACATTCTCATGGCCAACTCCCACAGTGAGATGGATGAGTGGGTCCGCACGCTGCGCAGGGTGGTTGGAGCACCCTCTAGTGGAG CGATATTTGGCAAGAGCCTGGGTGATACTGTGACCTATGAGCAGCGGTTTGGCTCCCACATGGTGCCCGTCCTGGTGCAGAAGTGTGCtgaattcatcagagaacatggACTGAGTGAGGAGGGCATCTTTAGACTACCGGGACAAGACAACACCGTCAAACAGTTCAGGGACGCTTTCAACGCCGGAGAGAGACCTTCCTTCCCAAG TGACACAGATGTCCACACAGTAGCGTCGTTGTTGAAGTTGTACCTAAGGGATCTGCCTGAGCCAGTGGTTCCTTGGACACAGTACCAAGACTTCCTAGACTGCAGCCCCATGCTGGACCCCAACAGTGCTGCA GGTCGTGAAAGACTGGAGAAGCAGATCACCCTCCTTCCTAGACCCAACTATAACCTCCTCAGCTACATGTGCAG GTTCTTATTTGAGGTGCAGCAAAACTCCAAGGTGAACAAGATGAGTGTTGAAAACCTGGCCACGGTCATTGGGATCAATCTGCTCAAGCCCCAGATCGAGGACCCCATCACTATGATGACGG GGACTCCTCAGATCCAGAAGTTGATGACAGTGATGATCAGACAGCATGAGGCTCTGTTTCCTCCGTCTAAAGATGTGGCTCCTTCACCCCCCAGCAAGAAGAGTGAGAGCAAGAAGAACAGTGCTCCACGCAGCTTTGTGGGCTGGGAGTCTGCTGAG TGTGAGGGCTTTCAGTCAGAGTctccagaggaggaggaggaagacacaGACACCCTGGGGGCCGAGCCAGTTACCATCTCCATCCCCCAGCAGCCCCACTACCCTTTCTCATCCTCAGACTTGGACCCCTTGTCTGGAAGCCCCCGCAAACGCACCCAGACCCTGCCTACATTGAACTGCCCTGTCCCTGGGAGTGGGAGGGCCCGCAAGCTGGAGGCCATGAACCGCTGGAGCCGCATCCAGGAGAGCAGTGAGGAGAATGGAGAGAAGACTCTCTCAGAGGACATCTTTAAGATCCTGGACCTGCAGAAGACGTCTCTGTTCGGAGGTGCCCAAAAGGACtgggaggacagagggatggcCAGGAGAGGAAGTGACATCACAGTCACCTATGATGACATCACAGCCATCTCTTCCAAACCCAGCAATGACCCCCAGCAAAAGCCTCAGTCCACGACCCCTGAGAAGAAGACAGAGGCCAGTACAGCTGTGGTTCCATCTTCAGCCCTCCAACCAGACAGCAAGGCTGACCGACAGGAGGACAGCCAGGGAAACTCAGAGCACCTCAGTACTAG CCTTCAGCAGAGGAACAAAGAGCTGAGTGCCACAGTAGCAGAACTGCAGTCAGCCCTGGACGCAGAGAAGCGCTGTGTGTCTGCTCTGGAGATCCGGCTGAGGAACGCGGAACACAGACGAGACGAGGCCCAGAGACGTAACCAGGAGCTGGACCAAGAGATACAGCAGTTCCTCAGCAGAGAACCACAAGGGCCAACTTAG
- the LOC109895141 gene encoding phosphatidate cytidylyltransferase 2-like — protein sequence MTELRHRGTTENDLYQQSEDKGSENEGKAEGVSESETKPDTGLPEVPVPADDTPEVLNKALSGLSSRWKNWWVRGILTLAMISFFFIIIYLGPMVLMLIVLCVQIKCFQEIIHIGYSVYHSYHLPWFRTLSWYFLLCVNYFFYGETVTDYFFNLVQREEPLRILSKYHRLISFALYLTGFCMFVLSLVKKHYRLQFYMFGWTHVTLLIVVTQSHLIIHNLFEGMIWFIVPISCVICNDIMAYMFGFFFGRTPLIKLSPKKTWEGFIGGFFSTVVFGILLSYVMAGYSFFVCPVEFNSDHNSFEVDCVPSDLFQLQDYALPATLESLTGWPTVRLYPFQIHSISLSAFASLMGPFGGFFASGFKRAFKIKDFANTIPGHGGIMDRFDCQYLMATFVNVYIASFIRGPNPAKVVQQLLALRLDQQLNIFNSLKSHLIERGLLEDVA from the exons ATGACAGAGCTACGGCACCGCGGAACGACTGAAAACGACCTATATCAACAATCCGAAGACAAG ggaTCTGAGAATGAGGGGAAAGCAGAGGGGGTGTCTGAAAGCGAGACCAAGCCTGATACAGGGCTCCCGGAGGTGCCTGTCCCTGCTGATGACACCCCTGAGGTTCTCAATAAAGCCCTATCTGGACTGTCCTCACG atgGAAGAACTGGTGGGTGCGAGGGATCCTGACTCTGGCCATGATCTCcttcttcttcatcatcatctATCTGGGCCCCATGGTGCTCATGCTGATT GTGCTGTGTGTGCAGATCAAATGCTTCCAGGAGATCATCCACATCGGTTACAGTGTGTACCACTCCTACCACCTGCCCTGGTTCAGAACGTTGAGTTG GTACTTCCTGCTCTGTGTAAACTACTTCTTCTACGGAGAGACGGTGACAGACTACTTCTTTAATCTGGTGCAGAGGGAGGAGCCGCTGCGCATCCTCAGCAAATACCACCGCCTCATCTCCTTCGCTCTGTACCTCACAG GTTTCTGCATGTTCGTGCTGAGCCTGGTGAAGAAACACTATCGTCTGCAGTTCTATATG TTTGGCTGGACTCATGTAACTCTGCTGATCGTAGTGACCCAGTCCCACCTCATCATCCACAACCTGTTTGAGGGAATGATCTG GTTCATCGTGCCCATCTCCTGTGTGATCTGCAATGACATCATGGCCTACATGTTTGGCTTCTTCTTTGGACGTACTCCACTCATTAAG CTGTCTCCTAAGAAGACCTGGGAAGGCTTCATCGGCGGATTCTTTTCTACTGTTGTGTTTGGGATCCTG ttGTCCTATGTGATGGCAGGCTACAGCTTCTTCGTGTGTCCAGTGGAGTTCAACAGCGACCATAACAGTTTTGAGGTGGACTGTGTGCCCTCTGATCTGTTCCAGCTACAGGACTATGCCCTGCCGGCCACCCTCGAGTCCCTCACTGGATGG cccacAGTGCGCCTCTACCCATTCCAGATTCACAGCATCTCCCTGTCTGCCTTTGCCTCCCTCATGGGACCCTTCGGAGGCTTCTTTGCCAGCGGCTTCAAGAGGGCCTTTAAGATCAAG GACTTTGCCAACACCATCCCCGGTCACGGTGGCATCATGGACCGCTTCGACTGCCAGTACCTCATGGCCACGTTCGTTAATGTCTACATCGCCAGCTTCATCAG GGGCCCTAACCCTGCCAAGGTGGTCCAGCAGCTTTTAGCCCTGCGCTTGGACCAGCAGCTCAACATCTTCAACTCCTTAAAGAGCCACTTGATAGAGAGGGGTCTGCTGGAGGATGTAGCCTAG
- the LOC109896085 gene encoding rho GTPase-activating protein 25-like isoform X2 gives MSLKLPRNWDFSTLKAETAKIARSKSVMPGEGRPGSGSPGSTTTSMERPLKAGWLRKQRSIVKNWQQRYFVLRGSTLTYHKDEKEGSVQGVIQLRFSKVNELPLNQDDPGKFLFEIMPRSSGDRERCPYILMANSHSEMDEWVRTLRRVVGAPSSGAIFGKSLGDTVTYEQRFGSHMVPVLVQKCAEFIREHGLSEEGIFRLPGQDNTVKQFRDAFNAGERPSFPSDTDVHTVASLLKLYLRDLPEPVVPWTQYQDFLDCSPMLDPNSAAGRERLEKQITLLPRPNYNLLSYMCRFLFEVQQNSKVNKMSVENLATVIGINLLKPQIEDPITMMTGTPQIQKLMTVMIRQHEALFPPSKDVAPSPPSKKSESKKNSAPRSFVGWESAECEGFQSESPEEEEEDTDTLGAEPVTISIPQQPHYPFSSSDLDPLSGSPRKRTQTLPTLNCPVPGSGRARKLEAMNRWSRIQESSEENGEKTLSEDIFKILDLQKTSLFGGAQKDWEDRGMARRGSDITVTYDDITAISSKPSNDPQQKPQSTTPEKKTEASTAVVPSSALQPDSKADRQEDSQGNSEHLSTRSV, from the exons ATGTCTCTCAAGCTACCTCGGAACTGGGACTTCAGCACCCTCAAAGCTGAAACCGCCAAAATAG CGCGGTCTAAGAGTGTGATGCCTGGAGAGGGCAGACCTGGGTCAGGCTCGCCCggctccaccaccacctccatggaGAGGCCACTGAAGGCCGGCTGGCTGAGGAAACAGAGGTCCATCGTGAAGAACTGGCAGCAGCGTTACTTTGTCCTGAGAGGGAGCACACTGACCTACCATAAAGACGAAAAGGAGGGGAGTGtccag GGAGTGATCCAACTGAGGTTCAGCAAAGTAAATGAGCTCCCACTGAACCAAGACGACCCAGGGAAATTCCTGTTTGAGATCATGCCGC GCAGCAGTGGTGATCGGGAGCGGTGCCCCTACATTCTCATGGCCAACTCCCACAGTGAGATGGATGAGTGGGTCCGCACGCTGCGCAGGGTGGTTGGAGCACCCTCTAGTGGAG CGATATTTGGCAAGAGCCTGGGTGATACTGTGACCTATGAGCAGCGGTTTGGCTCCCACATGGTGCCCGTCCTGGTGCAGAAGTGTGCtgaattcatcagagaacatggACTGAGTGAGGAGGGCATCTTTAGACTACCGGGACAAGACAACACCGTCAAACAGTTCAGGGACGCTTTCAACGCCGGAGAGAGACCTTCCTTCCCAAG TGACACAGATGTCCACACAGTAGCGTCGTTGTTGAAGTTGTACCTAAGGGATCTGCCTGAGCCAGTGGTTCCTTGGACACAGTACCAAGACTTCCTAGACTGCAGCCCCATGCTGGACCCCAACAGTGCTGCA GGTCGTGAAAGACTGGAGAAGCAGATCACCCTCCTTCCTAGACCCAACTATAACCTCCTCAGCTACATGTGCAG GTTCTTATTTGAGGTGCAGCAAAACTCCAAGGTGAACAAGATGAGTGTTGAAAACCTGGCCACGGTCATTGGGATCAATCTGCTCAAGCCCCAGATCGAGGACCCCATCACTATGATGACGG GGACTCCTCAGATCCAGAAGTTGATGACAGTGATGATCAGACAGCATGAGGCTCTGTTTCCTCCGTCTAAAGATGTGGCTCCTTCACCCCCCAGCAAGAAGAGTGAGAGCAAGAAGAACAGTGCTCCACGCAGCTTTGTGGGCTGGGAGTCTGCTGAG TGTGAGGGCTTTCAGTCAGAGTctccagaggaggaggaggaagacacaGACACCCTGGGGGCCGAGCCAGTTACCATCTCCATCCCCCAGCAGCCCCACTACCCTTTCTCATCCTCAGACTTGGACCCCTTGTCTGGAAGCCCCCGCAAACGCACCCAGACCCTGCCTACATTGAACTGCCCTGTCCCTGGGAGTGGGAGGGCCCGCAAGCTGGAGGCCATGAACCGCTGGAGCCGCATCCAGGAGAGCAGTGAGGAGAATGGAGAGAAGACTCTCTCAGAGGACATCTTTAAGATCCTGGACCTGCAGAAGACGTCTCTGTTCGGAGGTGCCCAAAAGGACtgggaggacagagggatggcCAGGAGAGGAAGTGACATCACAGTCACCTATGATGACATCACAGCCATCTCTTCCAAACCCAGCAATGACCCCCAGCAAAAGCCTCAGTCCACGACCCCTGAGAAGAAGACAGAGGCCAGTACAGCTGTGGTTCCATCTTCAGCCCTCCAACCAGACAGCAAGGCTGACCGACAGGAGGACAGCCAGGGAAACTCAGAGCACCTCAGTACTAGGTCTGTATAA